A window of the Leptospira brenneri genome harbors these coding sequences:
- a CDS encoding WG repeat-containing protein, giving the protein MKQSTFLIVFTTLLSCTTLPKKEKPTFHGCDFNFVLTSIEGENKTYSYVGIREPKIKIHFPNYEHLSQVSENWIRAKKNGKFGFIDTNDKTVFIFQFSFVSDFVDGYAVYRDGEDRRDPKGYIDKKGNLLGDLYFEDAFLFRNGSALVKQAGKFGIIDTKGKFIISPKYDYLSPLYEDWAIFKRDEHQGLVNNKGIEKIFVHDEYEIKNTYYEGAVTFQRYEKTGMMDYNFKVIIPPNYDYLSLFHEGLVRFKLNQKWGFLDQTGKVIIEPIYDSEYDFEEGYAVVEINNQYGIINKQGKYLLEPKFSSIQSFSNGMAVVKENGKKGFINTNAEWLVPPIFEDLNSYHDGIISYSLNGKWGIINVRDCLQK; this is encoded by the coding sequence ATGAAACAAAGTACCTTCCTGATTGTATTTACGACTCTTCTCTCTTGCACTACATTACCAAAAAAAGAAAAACCAACCTTCCACGGTTGTGATTTTAATTTCGTACTCACTTCCATTGAAGGCGAAAACAAAACTTATTCCTATGTAGGAATAAGAGAACCTAAAATTAAAATTCACTTTCCTAATTATGAACATCTATCTCAGGTTTCTGAAAATTGGATTCGAGCAAAGAAAAACGGAAAATTTGGATTTATTGATACGAATGATAAAACAGTATTTATATTTCAATTTTCATTTGTTAGTGACTTTGTTGATGGATATGCCGTCTATCGAGATGGAGAAGATAGAAGAGATCCAAAAGGTTATATAGATAAAAAAGGAAACCTACTCGGTGATCTTTATTTTGAAGATGCTTTTCTCTTTCGCAATGGATCAGCACTGGTCAAACAAGCAGGAAAATTTGGAATCATAGATACCAAAGGAAAATTCATAATATCACCTAAGTATGATTATTTAAGTCCATTATATGAAGATTGGGCCATTTTCAAACGAGACGAACACCAAGGCCTCGTCAACAACAAAGGTATAGAAAAGATTTTTGTTCATGATGAATATGAAATCAAAAATACTTATTATGAAGGAGCTGTCACTTTCCAACGTTATGAAAAGACGGGGATGATGGACTATAATTTCAAAGTCATCATTCCACCTAATTATGATTATCTTAGCCTCTTTCATGAAGGGTTGGTTCGATTTAAACTCAATCAAAAATGGGGTTTTCTTGACCAAACAGGGAAGGTAATCATCGAACCAATTTACGATTCAGAATACGACTTTGAAGAAGGTTATGCTGTTGTTGAAATCAACAATCAATACGGAATCATTAACAAACAGGGCAAATATCTATTAGAACCCAAATTTAGTTCAATTCAGTCTTTTTCCAATGGTATGGCAGTGGTCAAAGAAAATGGAAAAAAAGGATTTATCAATACAAATGCGGAATGGTTAGTTCCTCCTATTTTTGAAGACCTGAATTCCTATCATGATGGAATCATTAGCTATTCTTTGAACGGGAAATGGGGTATTATTAATGTAAGAGATTGTCTACAAAAATGA
- a CDS encoding gamma-glutamyltransferase family protein — translation MSNFLKSFIYLFFFFCLVQCLGSRRPIVPSYVDPQGSLRDAAVGKKFMVSTGNPLATKAAIQVLENGGNAIDAAVAALLVLNVTNGEAASFPSVAPTLIYDKKSGQIKSYIGAGTAPKKANIEWFKEKGYDVMPKNSILSQLLPASPDVIVRLLQEHGTKSFSELVAPAIAIAEEGFPANRILVKNLDLPLYKRLGFTIIMPYNSEVYLEKKWWYGIREGELTKRLDLAKTWKSMATEEKESLKTGKTREQALESVRDYFYKGAIADSIVKLHTDKGGLFTKEDLENYSGGWEEPVSGQFGEYQILSNQTWTQGPIVPMVLQILDGIDLKSMGHNSPEYIHTVSQAIELAIADRERYFGDPKFVDVPLDGLLSKKYAGLRRKLIQKEAFGETPPSGDPWSFSSRKKPSSQNSPNEVKEKEISEIKYGKDTTYLTIVDPEGNAISLTPSDFPQSPMVPGTGLTLGIRMTQFRLDPNHPSALAPGKRPRITPNPGMVLKNGKLWMSFGTPGGDVQSQAMIQFFLNVVVFGMDPQKAVEAPRFRSVNWPDSFSPHVYRPGGIELEEGLYQLTSDSLTKKGYKVYKKANLDNDLGSVCAVIKDETNKQLIGVADPREESWAEGK, via the coding sequence ATGTCTAATTTCCTTAAGAGTTTCATTTATTTATTTTTCTTCTTTTGTTTGGTTCAATGTTTGGGAAGTCGACGCCCAATTGTTCCTTCTTATGTAGATCCACAAGGAAGTTTACGTGATGCTGCTGTTGGGAAAAAGTTTATGGTCTCCACAGGGAATCCATTGGCTACAAAGGCTGCGATCCAGGTTTTGGAAAATGGAGGGAATGCCATTGATGCAGCCGTAGCAGCCTTGCTTGTGTTAAATGTAACAAATGGAGAAGCTGCTAGTTTTCCTTCTGTGGCTCCAACGTTAATCTACGATAAAAAATCAGGACAAATCAAAAGTTATATAGGTGCGGGAACTGCTCCCAAAAAAGCAAACATCGAATGGTTTAAAGAAAAAGGTTACGATGTGATGCCTAAAAATTCTATACTATCACAATTATTACCGGCCTCACCCGATGTTATCGTGAGACTCTTACAAGAGCATGGAACAAAATCTTTTTCTGAACTAGTGGCACCGGCAATCGCGATCGCCGAGGAAGGGTTTCCTGCAAATCGAATTCTTGTAAAAAACTTAGATTTACCATTGTACAAACGTTTGGGTTTCACGATCATCATGCCTTACAATTCAGAAGTGTATCTGGAAAAAAAATGGTGGTATGGGATTCGGGAAGGGGAACTGACGAAAAGACTAGATCTTGCAAAAACTTGGAAGTCTATGGCAACTGAGGAAAAAGAAAGTTTAAAAACGGGAAAAACCAGAGAACAAGCGTTAGAATCTGTAAGAGATTATTTTTATAAGGGAGCAATTGCTGACTCAATTGTAAAACTTCATACCGACAAAGGTGGACTCTTTACTAAAGAGGATTTAGAAAATTATTCAGGTGGATGGGAAGAGCCAGTTTCTGGTCAGTTCGGAGAATATCAGATTTTATCAAACCAAACTTGGACACAAGGACCTATAGTACCAATGGTATTACAGATATTAGATGGTATCGATTTAAAATCGATGGGTCATAATTCTCCAGAGTACATTCACACTGTATCACAGGCCATTGAACTTGCCATTGCCGATAGAGAAAGGTATTTTGGAGATCCAAAATTTGTGGATGTCCCTCTTGATGGTTTATTATCAAAAAAATATGCAGGACTTCGTCGAAAACTGATTCAAAAAGAGGCTTTTGGAGAAACTCCTCCGAGTGGAGATCCTTGGTCATTTTCTTCTAGAAAAAAACCATCTTCACAAAATTCACCTAACGAGGTAAAGGAGAAGGAGATCAGCGAAATCAAATACGGTAAGGATACTACTTATTTGACTATAGTGGACCCAGAAGGAAATGCCATATCTCTCACTCCGAGTGATTTTCCACAATCACCTATGGTTCCTGGAACGGGACTTACTTTAGGAATTCGAATGACTCAGTTTCGTTTGGATCCCAATCATCCTTCGGCTCTAGCCCCTGGTAAAAGACCAAGGATCACTCCCAATCCAGGAATGGTTTTAAAAAATGGAAAGTTATGGATGAGTTTTGGAACACCGGGCGGTGATGTACAAAGCCAAGCAATGATCCAATTTTTTTTGAATGTTGTAGTTTTTGGAATGGATCCGCAAAAAGCAGTGGAAGCACCTAGGTTTCGTTCGGTGAATTGGCCAGATAGTTTTTCACCCCATGTTTATCGTCCTGGTGGGATTGAACTGGAAGAGGGTTTGTATCAACTGACTTCTGATTCCCTCACCAAAAAGGGATACAAGGTATATAAAAAGGCAAACTTAGATAATGATTTGGGATCTGTTTGCGCTGTCATCAAGGATGAAACAAATAAACAACTGATAGGTGTTGCTGATCCTAGAGAAGAATCTTGGGCAGAGGGAAAATAA
- a CDS encoding response regulator gives MTKILLIEDEPGIQETIQISLESEGFSISIASTGKEGIQKVTNEISLIILDIGLPDQNGFEVLKEIRKQFQTPVIFLTARNTEIDKILGLEIGADDYIVKPFSPRELLARIRAILRRTTQIQNLEEHKLRISLDKKLVYCQGQTLNFSPYEYKTMELFFKWPGRIFTREEIMDNVWTEPEDSFDRAVDTVIKNIRARFKEIDPDFDPIETRRGQGYGLKEKI, from the coding sequence ATGACCAAAATACTTCTCATCGAAGATGAACCTGGAATCCAAGAAACCATTCAAATTTCTTTAGAGTCGGAAGGATTTTCTATTTCCATCGCTTCCACCGGAAAAGAAGGCATCCAAAAAGTAACGAATGAAATTTCTTTAATCATTCTTGATATTGGTTTACCGGACCAAAACGGATTTGAAGTTTTAAAAGAGATTCGAAAACAATTCCAAACTCCTGTTATTTTTTTAACTGCAAGAAATACTGAGATAGATAAAATTCTTGGATTGGAAATTGGTGCTGATGATTATATTGTAAAACCCTTTAGTCCCAGAGAACTTTTGGCAAGAATTCGTGCGATTTTGCGGCGGACTACCCAAATACAAAATCTAGAAGAGCATAAACTTAGAATTTCATTGGACAAAAAGTTGGTATATTGTCAAGGGCAGACATTGAATTTTTCTCCTTACGAATATAAAACAATGGAGTTGTTTTTTAAGTGGCCAGGTCGTATCTTTACTCGCGAAGAAATTATGGACAATGTTTGGACAGAACCAGAAGATAGTTTCGACCGCGCCGTGGATACAGTTATCAAAAACATCCGTGCCAGGTTCAAAGAAATTGATCCAGACTTTGACCCGATTGAAACAAGAAGGGGACAAGGTTATGGACTAAAGGAAAAAATATGA
- the creC gene encoding two-component system sensor histidine kinase CreC, protein MLSIGFYYLIDKTEESIRPRYMETVEESLNDTAHILSAIVEERLEKYPNEFRNLSSSLHSLFSPVFKNINNRSFQAKIYSLLKTNADIQVYITDAKGIVIFDSEVYREGLDYSKFNDVYLTLQEKYGARSSKLIDTEGEGALFVASPIHYKNQIVGVLTVIKPKTGVIPFIEEAKRKFWRISLLVASAIAILFSLLAYLSFRPIIRLSKYVSSLRKKEKIVFPKIRIRELNELGKEVDLLVEEIEGKKYIESYVQNLTHEIKSPLSSILASVELLQSHPNESDRLTKNIHEEAKRIQKLIEQMLELTSLEGKKSISMDDEVSLFVLVSEVIQNFQSELEWKSIQVVIDCEDKMLEIKGNRNYLFLAIENLIRNSVDFANEKDTITIKIWEGSDQSLNLSVMDEGHLIPEFALTRVTEKFYSLPRPDNNRKSSGLGLSIVSQIVDLHGGHLEIQNRSPRGVKVSLFFPKT, encoded by the coding sequence ATCTTAAGTATTGGTTTTTATTATTTAATCGATAAAACAGAAGAATCCATCCGACCTCGTTATATGGAAACAGTCGAGGAATCATTGAATGATACTGCCCATATCTTATCTGCGATTGTAGAAGAAAGGTTAGAAAAATACCCAAACGAATTTAGAAACTTAAGTTCATCTCTCCACTCTTTGTTTTCTCCTGTTTTTAAAAACATAAACAATCGGTCTTTTCAAGCAAAAATCTATTCTCTTTTGAAAACCAATGCTGACATTCAAGTTTATATTACTGATGCAAAAGGAATTGTCATTTTTGATTCAGAAGTTTACAGAGAAGGACTCGACTATTCAAAGTTTAACGATGTGTATTTGACTCTCCAGGAAAAATACGGAGCTAGGTCAAGTAAACTGATTGATACAGAAGGGGAAGGAGCCCTCTTTGTTGCCTCACCCATCCATTACAAAAATCAAATCGTTGGTGTTCTTACCGTCATCAAACCAAAAACAGGTGTGATTCCCTTTATTGAAGAGGCAAAACGAAAGTTCTGGCGAATTTCTCTTCTCGTTGCTTCTGCCATTGCTATTTTATTTAGTTTGTTAGCTTATTTAAGTTTTCGTCCTATTATACGACTTTCGAAGTATGTGAGTTCGCTACGTAAAAAAGAAAAGATTGTATTTCCCAAAATTCGCATTCGAGAATTAAACGAACTTGGGAAAGAGGTGGATTTACTCGTCGAAGAGATTGAAGGAAAAAAATACATCGAGTCGTATGTACAAAACTTAACACATGAAATCAAAAGTCCACTTTCCTCTATTTTGGCCTCAGTGGAACTCCTCCAATCTCATCCGAATGAATCCGATCGTCTCACAAAAAATATCCACGAGGAGGCCAAACGAATTCAAAAACTCATAGAACAAATGTTAGAGCTGACGTCGCTTGAGGGGAAAAAATCCATCTCTATGGATGACGAAGTTTCTTTATTTGTTTTGGTCAGTGAAGTGATCCAAAACTTCCAATCGGAACTAGAGTGGAAATCCATTCAAGTGGTCATTGATTGTGAAGATAAAATGTTGGAGATAAAGGGAAACCGAAATTATTTGTTTTTGGCTATTGAAAATCTAATCAGAAACTCGGTCGACTTTGCCAATGAAAAAGATACAATCACAATCAAAATTTGGGAAGGGTCTGATCAATCTCTAAATCTTTCTGTAATGGACGAAGGCCATTTGATTCCAGAATTTGCTCTCACTCGAGTGACTGAAAAATTCTATTCTCTTCCAAGGCCAGATAACAACCGTAAGAGTTCTGGTTTGGGTCTTAGCATTGTCAGTCAAATTGTAGACCTTCATGGTGGGCATCTGGAGATTCAGAACCGTTCTCCTAGAGGTGTAAAGGTTTCACTTTTTTTTCCAAAAACCTAG
- the creD gene encoding cell envelope integrity protein CreD has translation MSKLQTSVNLRLAILGGMVLLFIIPLVMVGSLIEERSASRNQAVAEVGEKWGSNQTLVGPILMIPYNVRTPKSGSTKEKDKWDYVTDYAYFLPDELDSVVDMKTELRKRSIYEIPLYTSKVKIVGKFSPILSSDFPLDTTYIYWDDARVLVSVSDLKGLGGEMKLSWAGKDKKFLPGTKSPSFHSGLNAPVLITEATNSIPFEIQLEVKGSESFSVIPIGKKSKLAMSSDWKDPSFNGNLLPKDRSIDDTGFSAVWESSYFARSYPQVIHSMDTLILDTIMNSGYGVSLVIPVDHYLKMERSVKYGLLFIVTSFALFFLMEVFGGVLLHPIQYVLIGSAMVLFYVLNLSFSEHFGFLPAYILSTLAVTALIGYYAISVLKNKKKGIITGSYYLGLYSFLYVILASEEQALLLGSLALFMVLAAVMHFTRKVDWYQFGSKKEG, from the coding sequence ATGAGTAAATTACAAACATCTGTAAACCTTCGTTTGGCCATTCTTGGCGGGATGGTTTTATTATTTATCATCCCTCTCGTGATGGTTGGTTCATTAATTGAGGAAAGAAGTGCATCAAGAAACCAAGCGGTGGCGGAAGTCGGAGAAAAATGGGGATCAAACCAAACTCTAGTGGGACCCATTCTAATGATTCCTTATAATGTTAGGACTCCCAAATCCGGTTCTACCAAGGAAAAAGACAAATGGGACTATGTGACCGATTATGCCTATTTTTTACCAGATGAACTTGATTCTGTAGTAGATATGAAAACAGAACTTCGTAAACGAAGTATTTATGAAATTCCATTATACACAAGTAAGGTGAAGATTGTTGGAAAATTTTCACCGATCCTCTCATCAGATTTTCCTTTAGATACAACCTATATTTATTGGGATGATGCTCGAGTTCTTGTTTCTGTTTCGGATTTGAAGGGACTTGGCGGAGAAATGAAATTGTCTTGGGCCGGAAAAGACAAAAAGTTTTTACCGGGAACTAAGTCACCTTCCTTTCATTCTGGACTCAATGCTCCCGTTCTGATTACGGAAGCCACTAATTCTATACCGTTTGAAATCCAACTAGAAGTTAAAGGATCTGAATCTTTTTCCGTGATTCCCATTGGTAAAAAATCCAAACTAGCGATGAGTTCTGATTGGAAAGATCCATCCTTTAATGGAAATCTTTTGCCAAAAGACAGATCAATTGATGATACCGGTTTTTCTGCTGTTTGGGAGTCTTCCTACTTTGCTAGATCTTATCCACAAGTGATTCATTCGATGGATACCTTGATTCTTGATACCATTATGAATTCAGGATATGGAGTGAGTCTTGTGATTCCGGTGGACCACTATCTAAAAATGGAAAGGTCCGTGAAGTATGGGCTTCTTTTTATTGTCACAAGTTTTGCTTTGTTTTTTTTAATGGAGGTGTTTGGTGGAGTATTGTTACACCCCATCCAATACGTTCTGATTGGCAGTGCTATGGTTTTGTTTTATGTTCTCAATTTATCTTTTTCAGAACATTTTGGATTTTTACCTGCCTACATTTTGTCTACTTTGGCAGTGACTGCGTTAATAGGATATTATGCGATCAGTGTTTTGAAAAATAAAAAGAAAGGAATCATCACCGGTTCTTATTATCTTGGATTGTATTCTTTCCTTTATGTGATCTTAGCTTCTGAAGAACAAGCCTTACTTCTTGGATCTCTGGCTCTCTTTATGGTTCTTGCCGCAGTCATGCATTTCACTCGGAAAGTAGACTGGTATCAGTTTGGATCCAAAAAGGAAGGTTAA
- a CDS encoding TRL domain-containing protein — protein MKYILLAIFSLAFLTNCLTTPIPGALVNVTSQHVVGDATGNTLTSAKVDKSGKSCSMSFTIANYIFFGAGHSIDEAAKSAGIKKIAVIDRDSISILTGLFYRECVVVWGE, from the coding sequence ATGAAATACATTTTACTTGCAATTTTTAGTTTGGCGTTTTTAACAAACTGTTTGACCACTCCAATCCCTGGAGCTCTCGTCAATGTGACAAGTCAGCACGTTGTTGGTGACGCGACTGGAAACACTTTAACGTCCGCTAAAGTAGATAAATCTGGTAAGTCTTGCAGTATGTCTTTTACTATTGCAAACTACATTTTTTTTGGAGCTGGACATTCTATCGATGAAGCTGCAAAAAGTGCTGGAATTAAAAAGATCGCTGTGATTGATAGAGACTCAATTTCTATCCTCACTGGACTTTTCTACCGTGAATGTGTGGTTGTTTGGGGAGAATAA
- a CDS encoding TRL-like family protein — MKMKLVFVSLLSVFLFANCAVGPTHGLVFSSTKFAGTFNPENNVKATKEAKGCQLTILHLISVGDAGAGLIANKNGISKIATIDHSSLSILTGLFRNYCTIVTGE, encoded by the coding sequence ATGAAAATGAAATTAGTATTTGTTTCTCTATTATCTGTATTTCTATTCGCAAATTGTGCGGTTGGTCCAACTCATGGTTTAGTTTTTTCTTCTACAAAATTTGCAGGAACGTTCAACCCTGAAAACAATGTAAAAGCAACGAAAGAAGCAAAAGGATGCCAACTCACTATACTTCACCTAATCAGTGTGGGTGATGCAGGTGCTGGTCTGATTGCAAACAAAAATGGAATTAGTAAAATCGCAACAATTGACCATTCTTCTCTTTCTATTTTAACCGGTTTATTCCGTAACTACTGTACAATTGTAACTGGAGAATAA
- the lsa14 gene encoding adhesin Lsa14, whose amino-acid sequence MKKSIFFVISLTFILFTQNCTGGSIHSLYIASANTNPTRDYATPASYYRGGLLFHKSNVPGPIGSNAEGINEGRGCNHSVLYLASFGDSSIEFAKKSANITKVAYVDYEQLGVLAGFLYHRVCTIVKGS is encoded by the coding sequence GTGAAAAAGAGCATTTTTTTTGTAATCTCACTCACATTTATACTTTTCACTCAAAACTGTACAGGTGGTTCTATCCACTCTTTGTACATTGCAAGTGCCAATACAAACCCAACTAGAGACTATGCAACCCCAGCTTCGTACTATCGAGGCGGTTTGTTATTCCACAAATCAAATGTTCCTGGCCCAATTGGAAGTAACGCTGAAGGAATTAACGAAGGAAGAGGTTGTAACCATTCTGTATTGTACTTAGCTTCATTCGGGGATTCTTCTATCGAGTTCGCAAAAAAATCCGCTAACATTACAAAAGTAGCATATGTTGACTATGAGCAGCTTGGCGTTCTTGCAGGATTTCTCTACCATAGAGTATGTACAATTGTTAAAGGATCTTAA
- a CDS encoding methyl-accepting chemotaxis protein, which translates to MFAKFFAPKTAMTISDDLFTEVMLRNNKRMFLSFLSILVLANIATLSIKISGKGSEYLTYQSILIEFVLATSILIFGFLLSTKLKTHWSSSYISITGVTLCLLVFQYVIYGATELAATFYISFVLSVLYFNRNASIYNFILIIFSEVLLFVLRPELIPGGPRSNVIVRFLIFVWVGIGATVGATATRILLNLAVEKQKEAKKAFDNLLNMAKTILQTIDAMKQQIRNQDTISEELKQISENQASSLSEISISLKELSSKADSNNKIAKSLYNESEVSIQSVNDLKVINETVQTGTGRIYKNLDVVMGYSNDTSEHIHLSIDKFNTLKDKSTEIADFVSVINDIADKVNLLSLNAAIEAARAGEHGRGFAVVAEEISKLAAATTRNSKEISKIIQENLSLIGESSELINRSSSMMEKLDSAIGVIKDEITGVGSKIVEIDKAIETIDNLNIRIYETSRTIENSTNFQKVATEESTKITATISEYAANIVEISKQISESSKSTGGIIVQLDSMAQEMKN; encoded by the coding sequence TTGTTTGCTAAATTCTTTGCTCCCAAAACCGCGATGACCATTTCTGATGATCTCTTTACGGAAGTGATGTTGCGAAACAACAAACGGATGTTTTTGTCCTTTCTTTCCATCCTTGTTCTTGCTAATATCGCCACTCTTTCTATCAAAATTTCCGGGAAAGGTTCAGAATACCTCACTTACCAAAGTATTTTAATCGAATTCGTTCTTGCCACTTCCATTTTGATTTTTGGATTTTTACTTTCTACAAAGCTCAAAACACATTGGTCTTCTAGTTACATTTCGATTACGGGTGTTACCTTATGTTTACTTGTATTCCAATATGTAATTTATGGAGCCACTGAGCTTGCCGCCACGTTTTATATTTCCTTTGTTCTCAGTGTTCTTTATTTCAATAGAAATGCTTCTATTTACAATTTTATTCTCATCATTTTTTCTGAGGTTCTTTTGTTTGTATTACGACCTGAGTTAATTCCGGGTGGTCCCAGAAGTAATGTCATTGTTCGTTTTCTTATTTTTGTTTGGGTCGGGATTGGCGCCACAGTGGGAGCAACGGCAACCAGAATTCTTTTAAACTTAGCGGTTGAAAAACAAAAGGAAGCAAAAAAGGCTTTCGACAATTTATTAAATATGGCCAAAACCATCCTTCAAACCATTGATGCGATGAAACAACAAATTAGAAATCAAGATACTATCTCGGAAGAATTAAAACAAATTTCAGAAAACCAAGCATCCTCTCTTTCTGAAATATCCATTTCTTTAAAAGAGTTATCTTCCAAAGCAGATTCAAATAACAAAATCGCAAAATCATTGTATAATGAATCAGAGGTCTCTATTCAATCTGTAAATGATTTAAAGGTGATCAATGAAACTGTACAAACGGGGACAGGAAGAATTTATAAAAATTTAGATGTTGTGATGGGTTATTCAAATGATACATCAGAACATATCCATCTTTCGATAGATAAGTTTAATACCTTAAAAGACAAAAGTACAGAGATTGCAGATTTTGTTTCTGTCATTAATGATATCGCTGATAAAGTAAACTTGTTATCTTTGAATGCTGCTATTGAGGCGGCGAGAGCAGGAGAACATGGACGAGGTTTTGCCGTTGTTGCGGAAGAAATATCGAAGTTAGCTGCGGCAACCACTCGTAACTCCAAAGAGATATCTAAGATCATCCAAGAAAATCTTTCTCTTATCGGAGAGAGTAGTGAACTCATCAATCGATCCTCAAGTATGATGGAGAAATTGGATTCGGCCATTGGAGTTATCAAAGATGAGATTACCGGAGTTGGTTCTAAAATTGTAGAAATCGACAAAGCAATCGAAACCATCGACAATCTCAACATTCGGATTTATGAAACGAGTAGAACCATAGAAAACTCTACGAACTTCCAAAAGGTTGCTACTGAAGAATCGACCAAAATTACAGCCACAATCTCAGAATACGCGGCGAACATAGTCGAAATTTCTAAACAAATTTCAGAAAGTAGTAAATCTACGGGAGGAATCATCGTTCAACTTGATTCTATGGCCCAAGAGATGAAAAATTAA
- the omp85 gene encoding Omp85 family outer membrane protein yields the protein MIQRTYCPWFVSTRTTMNRYLPFVLFSFLVCFVLAIPVSLSAQEYVPSAGCEKDPPPKNLPFPMDPTKQLCKKDIEDKKDSWYLTGLPLINSDPNEGIGYGARAYVYDNGKKTDPLFHYTPYRMRVFGQYFNTNKNAQYHQVSLDMPFIADTQWRLRADLFLTITPTTLYFGIGEDSMKPLSYLDRNQQDGRQILNASYMDQENNLAYYRPGTSSDPVSLGGKTYSGFPQAPGFVVTDKMYNRYTIETPMATASTERSFFGGTVRLVAGLKFSNNIVRTYDGKLARGVDPLLGGEHTADVPNAKTRLTEDHEAKKIIGYNGGYVNSVRLGLVYDTRDFEPDPNSGIFAEATYEKHTKAIGSEYDYQKYFAQTKLFWSPFPKVFDKLVVANRFGFGVTEGESPFYEYRNMWGTEGLVGGLGGLRTLRGFKQDRFVGRAMGWGNTEVRWKFAEARFGDEFFAFNLVPFFDYGRVWDDEHKLGWKGYAYSRGLGLRIAWNQATIIMIDYAKSREDEQLFVNFSHVF from the coding sequence ATGATTCAACGTACGTATTGTCCATGGTTTGTGTCCACTCGCACAACTATGAACCGATACCTTCCCTTTGTTCTTTTTTCCTTTCTGGTTTGCTTTGTACTAGCAATTCCGGTTTCGCTCTCCGCACAAGAATACGTACCCAGTGCCGGTTGTGAAAAAGATCCTCCTCCCAAAAATCTTCCCTTTCCCATGGATCCAACCAAACAACTTTGTAAAAAGGATATAGAGGATAAAAAGGATAGTTGGTATTTGACTGGTTTGCCACTCATCAACTCGGATCCAAATGAGGGGATTGGGTATGGTGCCCGTGCTTATGTGTATGATAACGGAAAAAAAACAGACCCACTCTTTCATTATACACCGTATCGGATGCGAGTTTTTGGTCAGTACTTCAATACAAATAAAAATGCCCAGTACCACCAAGTTAGTTTAGACATGCCATTCATTGCAGACACACAGTGGCGACTGCGTGCCGACCTCTTTTTAACCATCACACCAACAACACTATATTTTGGTATTGGCGAAGATAGTATGAAACCTTTATCCTATTTGGATCGAAACCAACAAGATGGAAGGCAAATCTTAAACGCAAGTTATATGGATCAGGAAAATAACCTGGCATATTACCGACCAGGAACCAGTTCTGATCCCGTTAGTTTAGGTGGAAAAACTTATTCTGGATTTCCGCAAGCACCTGGTTTTGTTGTGACTGATAAAATGTACAATCGTTATACCATAGAAACACCGATGGCAACTGCCAGTACAGAAAGATCATTTTTTGGTGGAACGGTAAGATTAGTTGCTGGTTTAAAATTTTCGAATAATATTGTTCGAACTTATGATGGTAAGTTAGCTCGTGGTGTGGATCCACTTCTGGGTGGAGAACATACAGCCGACGTTCCCAACGCAAAAACTCGTCTTACAGAAGATCATGAAGCCAAAAAAATAATAGGATATAATGGTGGTTATGTGAACTCGGTACGTTTGGGTCTTGTCTATGATACAAGAGATTTTGAACCCGATCCAAATTCTGGTATTTTTGCAGAAGCTACCTATGAAAAACATACAAAAGCCATTGGCTCTGAATATGATTACCAAAAATACTTCGCACAAACCAAACTATTTTGGAGCCCTTTTCCTAAGGTATTTGATAAGTTAGTGGTTGCCAATCGATTTGGTTTCGGTGTGACAGAAGGTGAATCTCCATTTTATGAATATCGCAATATGTGGGGAACAGAAGGTCTCGTGGGAGGTCTTGGAGGACTTAGAACTTTGCGAGGATTCAAACAGGACCGGTTTGTGGGACGTGCCATGGGATGGGGAAACACAGAAGTTCGTTGGAAGTTTGCCGAAGCCAGATTTGGAGATGAATTTTTTGCCTTTAACTTAGTTCCTTTCTTTGATTATGGTCGTGTATGGGACGATGAACATAAATTAGGTTGGAAAGGTTATGCTTATTCTCGCGGTCTCGGACTCAGGATTGCTTGGAATCAAGCAACGATCATTATGATTGATTATGCAAAGTCCAGAGAAGATGAACAACTATTTGTGAACTTTAGTCACGTTTTTTAA